The following are encoded together in the Cyanobacterium aponinum PCC 10605 genome:
- the bchH gene encoding magnesium chelatase subunit H, translated as MKRIVLITGFETFNSGLYRQSATLATSRCEGLEVIVFTDADINTQRENIESALQTADVFFASLLFDYDQVMWLREKVSHIPIRLVFESALELMSLTQIGKFAIGDKPKGMPKPVQFILSKFTNSKEEDKLAGYISFLKTGPKLLKYIPVKKVQDLRNWLIIYGYWNAGGVENVASMCWYLAENYLGLKVSEIPPVIETPNMGLLHPDYESYFTSPSEYLSWYQGREKKNPPLSPLNRGEVTDDKDITHLSKGGRGGYPVVGILLYRKHVISKQPYIPQLIRYFEEAGLIPLPIFINGVEGHVAVRDWMTTDYEQEKRSQGINETPSLSKDAVKVDAVISTIGFPLVGGPAGSMEAGRQVEVAKRILTAKNIPYIVAAPLLIQDIYSWVRKGIGGLQSVVLYALPELDGAIDTIPLGGLVGEDIYLIPERVKRLTGRVNNWIKLRRKQKCDRKIAIILYGFPPGYGATGTAALLNVPKSLHKLLNALKEEGYTVDSIPEDGEEIINQVKTADDFISYSSPPFIPPQEVGNIQDKNSTPNSPLYKGGRGVSNTVDVKTLDRWLGYILINKIQKQWGNLTQTGIKTIGDKFQIGGIQLGNVWIGVQPPLGVAGDPMRLMFEKDLTPHPQYTAFYKWLQNDFQADAIIHFGMHGTVEWLPGNPLGNTGYSWSDVLLGDIPNLYIYAANNPSESMLAKRRGYGVLISHNVPPYGRAGLYKELMALKELINEYREDNEKNALLKEDIIQKIVDSGLNKDCKFAEGEKLGIEFTAENAKLFSKQALNAYFVQIYDYLQIVEQRLFSSGLHILGEKPTPEQLQSYLEAYFDDTYSQQNFAQELSNSDLFARVEKKAEKEEELKQRFAQQQLITDLLMQTEDELTNLLRGLNGEYIPPAPGGDLLRDGAGVLPTGRNIHALDPYRMPSQGAYLRGREIGKKIIEQNLAENGCYPETVAVMLWGLDAIKTKGESIGILLELVGAQPVKEGTGRIVRYELVPLEEVGHPRIDVLGNLSGIFRDTFLNIIELLDDLFYRASIIDESPENNFIRKHYLELKEKDIDNASARLFSNPNGDFGSLVNDQVVDGNWDSGDELADTWKNRNVFSYGRKDKGETRPEILDKLLQTSATVVQEIDSVEYGLTDIQEYYANTGGLKRAAEKQSGKKVSASFVESFSKDTTPRKLEQVLRMEYRTKLLNPKWAKAMAEQGSGGAYEISQRMTALIGWGGTVDFTDNWVYDQAVDTYVLDQDMANKLREANPEAFRNIVGRMLEANGRGFWDADEEKLEKIKSLYEMTEDELEGVTL; from the coding sequence ATGAAACGTATAGTATTAATAACAGGATTTGAAACTTTTAACAGTGGCTTATACCGTCAATCAGCGACTCTCGCTACATCTCGCTGTGAAGGTTTAGAAGTAATAGTTTTCACCGATGCAGATATTAATACTCAAAGGGAAAATATAGAATCGGCTTTACAAACTGCTGATGTTTTCTTTGCCAGTCTGCTTTTTGACTATGATCAAGTAATGTGGTTAAGGGAAAAAGTGAGTCATATTCCCATTCGTCTTGTTTTTGAGTCGGCTTTAGAGTTAATGAGTTTGACTCAGATAGGTAAATTTGCCATCGGGGATAAGCCCAAAGGGATGCCTAAACCTGTACAATTCATCTTGAGTAAGTTTACCAATAGCAAAGAAGAAGATAAACTCGCAGGATATATCAGCTTTTTAAAAACTGGACCTAAATTATTAAAGTACATTCCCGTTAAAAAAGTCCAAGATTTACGCAACTGGTTGATTATTTACGGTTATTGGAATGCAGGAGGAGTTGAGAATGTTGCCTCTATGTGTTGGTATTTAGCGGAAAATTATCTCGGCTTAAAGGTATCGGAAATTCCCCCTGTTATCGAAACTCCGAATATGGGGTTACTCCATCCTGACTATGAGAGTTATTTTACTTCTCCTAGTGAGTATTTGAGTTGGTATCAAGGAAGAGAGAAGAAAAACCCACCTTTATCCCCCCTAAATAGGGGGGAAGTAACTGATGATAAAGATATCACCCACCTTAGTAAGGGGGGAAGGGGGGGTTATCCTGTGGTTGGTATATTGTTATATCGTAAGCACGTTATCAGCAAACAACCCTATATCCCTCAATTAATTCGTTACTTTGAAGAAGCCGGATTAATTCCTTTACCTATTTTTATTAATGGTGTGGAAGGTCATGTGGCTGTAAGAGATTGGATGACAACGGACTATGAGCAAGAAAAACGTAGTCAAGGTATCAATGAAACTCCCTCTTTATCAAAAGATGCGGTGAAAGTTGATGCGGTAATCTCTACCATCGGATTTCCTTTAGTGGGTGGTCCGGCTGGTAGTATGGAGGCTGGAAGACAGGTAGAAGTGGCAAAACGTATCTTAACGGCGAAAAATATTCCCTACATTGTCGCCGCGCCTTTATTAATCCAAGATATTTATTCATGGGTAAGAAAGGGTATCGGTGGTTTGCAAAGTGTGGTATTATACGCTTTACCTGAGTTGGATGGTGCGATCGATACTATCCCATTGGGTGGTTTAGTGGGTGAAGATATATATCTTATTCCAGAAAGGGTTAAGCGTCTCACGGGTAGAGTGAATAACTGGATTAAGTTAAGAAGAAAACAAAAGTGCGATCGCAAGATTGCTATTATTTTATATGGATTCCCTCCCGGATATGGTGCAACTGGTACAGCCGCACTATTGAACGTACCTAAATCCCTGCACAAACTTTTAAACGCCTTAAAAGAAGAAGGCTATACCGTTGATAGTATCCCTGAAGACGGGGAAGAAATCATTAACCAAGTTAAAACCGCCGATGATTTTATTTCCTATTCTTCACCCCCCTTTATCCCCCCTCAAGAGGTGGGAAATATACAAGATAAAAATTCCACTCCTAACTCCCCTCTTTATAAGGGGGGTAGGGGGGTTTCAAATACCGTAGATGTCAAGACCCTCGATCGCTGGTTAGGGTATATACTAATAAATAAAATCCAAAAACAATGGGGAAATCTCACTCAAACAGGCATTAAAACCATCGGTGACAAATTCCAAATTGGCGGTATTCAACTTGGCAACGTCTGGATTGGAGTACAACCTCCTCTAGGTGTAGCGGGAGATCCCATGAGGCTTATGTTTGAGAAGGATTTAACCCCCCATCCTCAATATACAGCCTTTTATAAATGGTTGCAAAACGACTTTCAAGCCGACGCAATTATACACTTCGGAATGCACGGCACAGTGGAATGGTTGCCCGGTAATCCTTTAGGTAATACGGGTTATTCTTGGTCAGATGTACTACTAGGAGATATTCCTAACCTCTACATTTACGCTGCTAACAACCCTAGTGAATCCATGTTAGCCAAAAGGAGAGGCTATGGTGTGTTAATTTCTCATAATGTACCACCTTACGGCAGGGCAGGATTATATAAAGAGTTAATGGCATTAAAAGAGTTAATTAACGAGTATCGAGAAGATAACGAGAAAAATGCCCTCTTAAAAGAAGATATTATCCAAAAAATCGTTGATAGTGGCTTAAATAAAGACTGTAAATTTGCTGAAGGAGAAAAACTAGGTATCGAATTTACTGCCGAAAACGCCAAATTATTCAGTAAACAGGCATTAAACGCTTATTTTGTCCAAATATACGACTATTTGCAAATAGTTGAACAAAGATTATTCTCCTCTGGTTTACACATCTTAGGAGAAAAACCCACCCCAGAGCAACTGCAATCCTATTTAGAGGCTTATTTCGATGATACTTATAGTCAACAAAACTTCGCCCAAGAGTTAAGCAATAGTGACTTATTCGCCAGAGTCGAGAAAAAAGCAGAAAAAGAAGAAGAATTAAAGCAACGTTTTGCACAACAACAGCTAATTACTGATTTGTTAATGCAGACAGAAGATGAATTGACTAACCTACTAAGAGGCTTAAACGGTGAATATATCCCCCCTGCGCCGGGAGGAGACTTACTCAGGGATGGGGCTGGAGTGTTGCCTACAGGTCGTAATATTCACGCATTAGATCCCTATCGGATGCCTTCTCAGGGTGCGTATTTAAGAGGTAGAGAGATTGGTAAGAAGATTATTGAGCAGAATTTGGCGGAAAATGGTTGTTATCCTGAGACTGTTGCTGTTATGCTATGGGGGTTGGATGCCATTAAAACTAAGGGCGAATCTATTGGTATTTTACTAGAATTAGTGGGTGCGCAACCTGTGAAAGAAGGTACAGGGCGTATAGTAAGATATGAGTTAGTGCCATTAGAAGAAGTAGGGCATCCGCGCATCGATGTTTTAGGCAATTTATCGGGAATTTTCCGAGATACCTTTCTGAATATCATCGAATTGTTAGACGATTTATTTTACCGTGCTTCCATTATCGATGAATCTCCCGAAAATAACTTTATTCGCAAACATTACCTTGAATTAAAGGAAAAAGATATTGATAACGCATCTGCACGACTATTTTCTAATCCTAACGGTGATTTTGGCTCATTAGTAAATGATCAAGTTGTGGATGGTAACTGGGATTCTGGGGATGAATTAGCGGATACATGGAAGAATCGCAATGTTTTCAGCTACGGAAGAAAGGATAAGGGAGAGACACGCCCCGAAATTCTCGATAAACTATTACAAACCAGTGCAACCGTTGTGCAGGAAATCGACTCGGTAGAATATGGTTTGACGGATATTCAAGAATATTATGCTAACACGGGAGGTTTGAAACGGGCGGCGGAGAAACAAAGCGGTAAGAAGGTATCCGCTAGTTTTGTGGAAAGTTTCTCGAAAGATACCACTCCCCGTAAATTAGAACAGGTTTTAAGGATGGAATATCGCACAAAATTACTTAACCCCAAATGGGCAAAAGCTATGGCTGAACAAGGTTCTGGCGGTGCTTATGAAATATCACAACGGATGACTGCTTTAATTGGTTGGGGAGGCACTGTAGATTTTACCGATAATTGGGTATATGATCAAGCTGTTGATACTTATGTATTAGATCAGGATATGGCGAATAAGTTAAGGGAAGCGAATCCTGAAGCCTTCCGCAATATTGTGGGGAGGATGTTGGAGGCGAATGGGCGCGGTTTTTGGGATGCGGATGAGGAGAAGTTAGAGAAAATCAAAAGTCTTTATGAGATGACGGAGGATGAATTAGAAGGGGTTACGCTATGA
- a CDS encoding CopG family transcriptional regulator has protein sequence MNFNIYLEDELANDLIVIAKKSGKTRNSLVREAIHEYVNKQHHLQWSEKILNFNGVDDGIEFESYRDELLSPNDKGIFA, from the coding sequence ATGAATTTTAATATTTATTTAGAAGATGAACTAGCAAATGATCTTATCGTCATTGCTAAAAAGTCAGGTAAAACTCGTAATTCTCTCGTCAGAGAGGCAATTCATGAATATGTAAATAAGCAACATCATTTACAGTGGAGTGAAAAAATCCTTAATTTTAATGGTGTTGATGATGGTATTGAGTTTGAAAGTTATAGAGACGAATTACTATCTCCTAATGATAAAGGAATATTTGCTTAA
- a CDS encoding type II toxin-antitoxin system VapC family toxin, which yields MYLLDTCVISDFVKGEKGTLEKIKNSSPQEIAVSSITVMEINHGLSINPQKAKKISPIIEELLKSITILDFSTKEAYITAQIRAFLRENGTPIGAYDVLIGATALSAGLILVTANTREFQRIADLKIINWRF from the coding sequence ATGTATTTACTAGATACTTGCGTTATTAGTGATTTTGTGAAGGGAGAAAAAGGCACTTTAGAGAAGATAAAAAATTCTTCCCCCCAAGAAATAGCTGTTTCTAGTATTACCGTGATGGAAATTAATCATGGTTTATCCATTAATCCCCAAAAAGCGAAAAAAATTAGTCCTATTATTGAAGAATTATTAAAATCTATAACAATTCTGGATTTTTCTACTAAAGAAGCCTACATTACAGCTCAGATAAGAGCTTTTTTGAGAGAAAATGGCACTCCCATTGGTGCTTATGATGTCTTGATTGGTGCAACGGCATTGTCAGCAGGGTTGATTTTAGTCACAGCTAACACTAGAGAATTTCAGAGAATTGCAGATTTAAAAATAATTAATTGGCGTTTTTAA
- a CDS encoding flavin monoamine oxidase family protein codes for MINRRFFLIVSSVILAHVVASKNFASNSLKTTKKNKEKIIIIGAGIAGLTAGKTLQNQGFEVILLEARNRIGGRLWTSKKWDNAFVDMGASWIHGEEGNPITKLANTINAQVFSTKSEKSIIYDLNGKEIIEDKEEKLDKLTNKLKEIINKIQNNYYYDISLQKALEKELKWQTLSDVNKQYLEYLLNSNIEQEYAADISQLSAFYFDEGKAFDGDDSLFIKGYNVISDYLAQGLNIKLNHTVEAIGVAAPSVNASNSQGVNVITNKSNFQADRVIVTLPLGVLQKNIVKFSPALPEKKLEAINQLGMGVLNKLYVLFPKRFWQNNYDWIGKISEKKGQWSEWVNLESALKKPILLGFNAGKFGKEIESWSDEEIIADAMKTLRQIYGNSIPQPIDYQLTRWSQDPFTFGSYSYYATNSTPNHRQELAKPINKKVFFAGEATSIDYPATVHGAYFSGLRVSQEIIALTN; via the coding sequence ATGATTAATCGTCGTTTTTTTCTAATTGTATCTAGTGTCATATTAGCTCATGTTGTTGCTTCAAAAAATTTTGCTAGTAATTCCCTAAAAACTACTAAGAAAAATAAGGAAAAAATTATTATTATCGGTGCTGGAATAGCAGGATTAACAGCAGGTAAAACTCTGCAAAATCAAGGTTTTGAAGTAATCTTATTAGAAGCAAGAAATCGTATTGGTGGACGTTTATGGACAAGTAAAAAATGGGATAATGCTTTTGTGGATATGGGAGCTTCTTGGATTCATGGAGAGGAAGGTAATCCTATTACAAAATTAGCTAATACTATCAATGCTCAAGTTTTTTCTACTAAAAGTGAAAAATCAATTATATATGACCTTAATGGAAAAGAAATTATAGAGGATAAAGAAGAAAAATTAGATAAATTAACCAATAAATTAAAGGAAATTATTAATAAAATTCAAAATAATTATTATTATGATATTTCCTTACAAAAAGCATTAGAAAAAGAATTAAAATGGCAAACACTATCAGATGTTAATAAACAATATTTAGAGTATTTATTAAATTCTAATATTGAGCAAGAATACGCCGCCGATATCTCTCAACTTTCTGCTTTCTATTTTGATGAAGGAAAGGCTTTTGATGGTGATGATTCACTCTTTATTAAAGGTTACAATGTGATCAGTGATTATTTAGCTCAAGGATTGAATATTAAACTTAATCATACCGTAGAGGCGATCGGCGTAGCCGCACCTTCGGTGAACGCATCTAATAGTCAGGGTGTAAATGTTATTACTAATAAAAGCAATTTTCAAGCAGATAGAGTAATTGTCACTTTACCATTAGGAGTTTTACAAAAAAATATCGTTAAGTTTTCTCCTGCTTTACCAGAGAAAAAATTAGAGGCGATTAATCAATTAGGTATGGGAGTTTTAAACAAATTATACGTACTTTTTCCGAAGAGATTTTGGCAAAATAATTACGACTGGATAGGTAAGATTTCAGAGAAAAAAGGACAATGGAGTGAATGGGTTAATCTTGAATCAGCACTGAAAAAACCGATATTATTGGGATTTAATGCAGGGAAATTTGGAAAAGAAATAGAGTCGTGGAGTGACGAGGAAATTATTGCCGATGCGATGAAAACTTTACGGCAAATTTACGGCAATTCTATACCTCAACCAATAGATTATCAGCTAACCCGATGGAGTCAAGATCCTTTTACCTTTGGCTCTTACTCTTATTATGCCACTAATTCAACACCAAATCATCGTCAAGAATTAGCTAAACCTATTAATAAAAAGGTTTTTTTCGCAGGGGAAGCCACTTCTATCGATTATCCGGCTACTGTACATGGTGCTTATTTTAGTGGATTGCGTGTAAGTCAAGAAATAATTGCTTTGACGAATTAA
- a CDS encoding response regulator translates to MSTILIVEDDPINMKVFSKILVKRGGFEVKGTENVDEVILMAKEGIPDVILMDVSLANSFYQGKAVDGIKITQILKQDSNTKHIPVILVTAHAMQGDKESFLAESGADGYISKPVVDHQDFVDRIKAVINS, encoded by the coding sequence ATGAGTACAATTTTAATAGTTGAAGATGACCCCATTAACATGAAGGTTTTTAGCAAAATTTTGGTGAAAAGGGGGGGATTTGAGGTAAAAGGAACAGAAAATGTGGATGAAGTTATTTTGATGGCGAAAGAAGGTATCCCTGATGTGATTTTAATGGATGTTTCTTTAGCCAATAGTTTTTATCAGGGGAAAGCAGTAGATGGAATAAAAATAACTCAAATTTTAAAACAGGATAGTAATACTAAGCATATCCCTGTTATTTTAGTTACCGCCCACGCTATGCAGGGAGATAAAGAAAGTTTTTTAGCAGAAAGTGGCGCCGATGGGTATATTTCTAAACCAGTAGTTGATCATCAAGATTTTGTAGATAGAATTAAGGCAGTTATAAACAGTTAG
- a CDS encoding DASH family cryptochrome, with protein sequence MNTALIWFRNDLRIHDHAILARIAEGDYQRIIPFYCFDDRQFQTTSFGFAKTGKYRAKFLIESVADLRESLQKLGTDLIVRKGIPEQIIPDIAKQYNVTEFYFSQEATEEEIKVEKRLIKALKQLHIQVKSCWQSTLYQPDDLPFSIENLPDLFTHFRKQIEKKSIVEECFETPKKLPPIPPIDTGNIPILSDLGLENFEVSQLAVLPFKGGETEAIKRLKSYFWEKDCLKVYKETRNGMLGGDYSSKFSPWLALGCLSPRYIYEEVEKYEQERVKNDSTYWLIFELLWRDFFRFTAVKYGNRLFYPSGIQNISIPWQENWLIFEAWCEGQTGYPLIDANMRELKTTGFMSNRGRQNVASFLTKNLGINWQMGAEWFESLLIDYDVCSNWGNWNYTAGIGNDARGFRYFNIPKQSKDYDYRGDYLRHWLPEIASIRGDKIHEPWKLSRGEQQQFRVQLGVDYPAPIVDFFKSVKYNEKVYLSAIA encoded by the coding sequence ATGAATACTGCTTTGATCTGGTTTCGTAATGATTTAAGAATACATGATCATGCAATTTTAGCAAGAATTGCAGAGGGTGATTATCAAAGAATAATTCCTTTTTATTGCTTTGACGATAGACAGTTTCAAACTACTTCTTTTGGGTTTGCCAAAACAGGTAAATATAGAGCCAAATTTTTAATAGAAAGTGTTGCTGATTTAAGAGAATCTCTACAAAAATTAGGTACGGACTTAATAGTTAGAAAAGGTATTCCTGAACAAATTATTCCTGATATTGCTAAACAATATAATGTTACGGAATTTTATTTTTCTCAAGAAGCCACAGAGGAAGAAATAAAAGTTGAAAAGCGTTTAATTAAGGCTTTAAAACAATTACATATTCAAGTAAAATCCTGCTGGCAATCAACTCTTTATCAACCAGATGATTTACCTTTTTCCATAGAAAATTTACCAGATTTATTTACTCACTTTCGGAAGCAAATAGAAAAAAAAAGTATCGTTGAAGAATGTTTTGAAACTCCGAAAAAATTACCGCCAATTCCCCCCATTGACACAGGAAATATTCCAATTTTATCAGATTTAGGATTAGAAAATTTTGAAGTAAGTCAATTAGCAGTTTTACCTTTCAAAGGAGGAGAAACAGAAGCCATTAAAAGACTAAAATCTTATTTCTGGGAAAAAGATTGTCTCAAGGTTTATAAGGAAACTCGCAATGGAATGTTAGGAGGGGATTATTCTTCTAAATTTTCTCCTTGGTTAGCGTTGGGGTGTCTTTCTCCCCGTTATATCTATGAGGAGGTAGAAAAGTATGAGCAAGAAAGGGTTAAAAATGACTCTACTTACTGGTTAATTTTTGAGTTATTATGGCGGGATTTTTTCCGTTTTACGGCGGTTAAGTATGGTAATCGTCTCTTTTATCCATCGGGAATTCAAAATATTAGCATTCCTTGGCAGGAAAATTGGTTAATTTTTGAAGCATGGTGCGAGGGACAAACAGGCTACCCCTTAATTGATGCAAATATGAGGGAATTAAAAACAACTGGTTTTATGTCTAATCGGGGAAGGCAGAATGTGGCGAGTTTTTTAACGAAAAATTTAGGCATAAATTGGCAAATGGGGGCAGAGTGGTTTGAATCTCTCTTGATTGATTATGATGTGTGCAGTAATTGGGGAAATTGGAATTATACGGCAGGAATTGGTAATGATGCTAGGGGTTTCCGTTATTTTAATATACCTAAACAGTCTAAAGATTATGATTATCGGGGAGATTATTTACGTCATTGGTTGCCTGAAATTGCTTCTATTAGAGGGGATAAAATTCATGAACCATGGAAGTTATCTCGGGGAGAACAACAACAATTTAGAGTACAATTAGGGGTAGATTATCCTGCACCCATTGTGGATTTTTTCAAGTCTGTCAAATATAACGAAAAAGTTTATTTAAGTGCGATCGCATGA
- the pyrF gene encoding orotidine-5'-phosphate decarboxylase, whose protein sequence is MNKDKIIVPLDVPSLEDAIALVKKLPEVSFWKVGLELFVSTGSDILKYLKDENKKIFLDLKFHDIPNTVKSATKSALKYDVDLLTLHATAGREALTAAKEVVKESASPMKLLAISVLTSINSRQLALDLKIPLELPEYALNNALMARECGIDGAVCSPQEARKLKEVCGDDFILVCPGVRPEWAVTGDQQRVMTPKQAFAEGADYLVIGRPITQAENPVLAWEKVIAEI, encoded by the coding sequence ATGAATAAAGATAAAATAATCGTTCCCCTTGATGTCCCTAGTTTAGAAGATGCGATCGCACTTGTTAAGAAATTACCCGAAGTCAGCTTTTGGAAAGTGGGTTTAGAGCTATTTGTCAGCACAGGAAGCGATATACTTAAATACTTGAAAGACGAAAACAAAAAAATCTTTCTTGATCTCAAATTCCATGACATCCCCAACACCGTCAAAAGTGCCACTAAATCAGCATTAAAATACGATGTGGACTTACTAACCCTCCATGCCACTGCTGGTAGAGAAGCTCTTACCGCCGCTAAAGAAGTAGTTAAAGAGTCTGCATCCCCCATGAAATTGTTAGCAATTAGCGTTTTAACGAGCATTAATAGCCGACAATTAGCCCTTGACCTCAAAATTCCCCTAGAACTGCCTGAATATGCCTTAAATAACGCCCTGATGGCTAGGGAATGTGGTATTGATGGAGCGGTTTGCTCCCCCCAAGAAGCCCGAAAATTGAAGGAAGTGTGCGGAGATGATTTTATCTTAGTATGCCCCGGAGTGCGTCCTGAATGGGCGGTTACAGGAGACCAACAGAGAGTAATGACACCGAAACAAGCCTTTGCCGAAGGTGCAGACTATTTAGTGATTGGGCGCCCCATTACTCAAGCAGAAAACCCTGTGTTAGCGTGGGAAAAAGTAATTGCAGAAATTTGA
- a CDS encoding type II toxin-antitoxin system VapC family toxin, giving the protein MMSNRLFLDTTFIQAILNRRDQYHQSALKILPLMKNAQEIWTTEAILMEVGNALSKFDRLKVVSFIKQCYTTENIKIVNISSDVFREGLNLYKSRQDKEWGLIDCISFSVMVKQNITDALTTDHHFAQAGFNA; this is encoded by the coding sequence ATCATGAGCAATAGACTATTCCTCGATACCACATTCATTCAGGCTATATTAAATCGTCGAGATCAATATCATCAATCAGCATTAAAAATATTACCTTTGATGAAAAATGCTCAGGAAATATGGACTACAGAGGCAATTTTAATGGAAGTAGGAAATGCTCTTAGTAAATTTGATCGGCTCAAAGTAGTTAGCTTTATCAAACAGTGTTATACGACAGAAAACATTAAAATAGTTAATATTAGTTCTGATGTGTTTAGGGAAGGTTTAAATCTTTATAAATCCCGTCAAGATAAAGAATGGGGACTAATTGATTGTATTTCCTTTTCTGTCATGGTTAAACAAAACATAACCGATGCACTCACTACTGATCATCACTTTGCTCAAGCAGGTTTTAATGCTTGA
- a CDS encoding nucleotidyltransferase family protein — protein MKINYHQNRNINPIIQERLGVSWENIVSFCQHFKIKELALFGSILRDDFSVNSDVDFLITLSSDTNLNWTYFQLMEEELRNMINREIDIIFKENLEKSANWIRKKEILSTAEVIYES, from the coding sequence ATGAAAATTAATTACCATCAAAATAGGAATATTAACCCCATTATTCAAGAACGTTTAGGAGTATCTTGGGAAAATATTGTTAGCTTTTGTCAACACTTTAAAATTAAAGAATTGGCCTTATTTGGCTCAATATTAAGGGATGATTTTTCTGTTAATAGTGATGTTGATTTTTTGATAACATTATCCTCTGATACTAACTTAAATTGGACTTATTTTCAATTAATGGAAGAAGAATTACGAAACATGATTAATAGAGAAATTGACATAATTTTTAAAGAAAATTTAGAAAAAAGTGCTAATTGGATCAGAAAAAAAGAAATTCTAAGCACTGCTGAAGTAATTTATGAATCGTGA
- the lpxA gene encoding acyl-ACP--UDP-N-acetylglucosamine O-acyltransferase, with product MIHPTAIIDPKAELDSTVQVAPYAVIGADVKIGANTTVGSHTVIEGPIEIGCDNQIFPGSALGLAPQDLKYKGAKSLVKIGDRNVIREYVTVNRATGEGETTIIGNDNLLMAYVHVAHNCILHDRIVIANSVAIAGHVEIESKAVIGGMLGIHQFVKIGTMAMLGGMSRIDRDVPPYMLVEGNPSHVRSLNLVALKRNNFSSEQVSLLKKAYKILYRSKLTVNQALEELQPLTDNEQIKHLVEFIRASANDSGRRGLINAK from the coding sequence GTGATACATCCTACTGCTATCATTGATCCTAAAGCAGAGTTAGATTCTACTGTACAGGTGGCACCCTATGCGGTAATTGGTGCTGATGTAAAAATTGGAGCAAATACAACTGTTGGCTCTCATACCGTAATTGAAGGGCCGATTGAAATTGGCTGTGATAATCAGATTTTCCCGGGTTCAGCTTTGGGTTTAGCACCTCAAGATTTAAAGTATAAGGGGGCTAAAAGTCTTGTAAAAATAGGCGATCGCAACGTAATTCGAGAATATGTAACCGTGAACAGAGCTACGGGAGAGGGAGAAACAACCATTATCGGTAATGATAATCTCTTAATGGCTTATGTCCATGTCGCCCATAACTGCATTTTACACGATCGCATCGTTATTGCTAACTCAGTGGCGATCGCAGGTCATGTGGAAATCGAATCAAAGGCTGTGATTGGGGGAATGTTGGGCATTCATCAATTCGTGAAAATTGGTACAATGGCAATGTTGGGGGGTATGAGCAGAATCGATCGAGATGTGCCTCCTTATATGTTAGTGGAAGGTAATCCTTCCCATGTGCGATCGTTAAATTTGGTGGCATTGAAACGCAATAATTTCAGTAGTGAGCAAGTATCATTGTTGAAAAAAGCCTATAAAATCCTTTATCGTTCTAAATTAACGGTTAATCAAGCCTTAGAGGAATTACAACCTCTCACCGATAATGAGCAGATTAAGCACCTTGTGGAATTTATCCGTGCTTCTGCCAATGATTCAGGTAGGAGAGGATTGATTAATGCTAAATAA
- the fabZ gene encoding 3-hydroxyacyl-ACP dehydratase FabZ: MEQIAEQEKQSSIEKTTFTVQEIQELLPHRYPFALVDRILDYTPGEKAVGLKNVTINEPFFPGHIPGNPLMPGVLQLEALAQVGGVILTLLPGMKGKFFAYAGVDNARFRRPVVPGDQLIMTVELLSFKRNRIAKMQGRGLVDNQLAVEAQMLFSLLD, from the coding sequence ATGGAACAAATAGCAGAGCAAGAAAAACAGTCATCTATCGAAAAAACGACTTTTACCGTTCAAGAAATCCAAGAATTATTACCCCATCGTTATCCCTTTGCTTTAGTCGATCGCATCTTAGATTATACACCGGGGGAGAAAGCAGTGGGTTTAAAAAACGTTACCATCAACGAGCCTTTTTTTCCGGGGCATATTCCGGGTAATCCTTTGATGCCGGGAGTTTTACAGTTAGAGGCTCTAGCACAAGTCGGAGGAGTAATTTTAACCCTATTGCCGGGGATGAAAGGAAAATTTTTTGCTTATGCAGGGGTTGATAATGCCCGTTTTCGTCGTCCTGTAGTACCCGGTGATCAATTAATCATGACCGTAGAATTACTGTCTTTTAAACGTAACCGTATTGCTAAAATGCAAGGGCGAGGCTTAGTTGATAATCAACTGGCTGTAGAAGCTCAAATGCTTTTTTCTCTCCTTGATTAA